A window of the Tenebrio molitor chromosome 1, icTenMoli1.1, whole genome shotgun sequence genome harbors these coding sequences:
- the LOC138141347 gene encoding uncharacterized protein: MPKQKISLREKILQWTSKKDLYEIKSTREMFCKACGKLFICEKKCHLQQHEQTAIHKENIMTPLRQTLLTQNLEESANSTFNMELCNVFLAANIPWHKLQNPAFQNFLTKYCGRKIPDESTLRKNYLPKCYKDTIDRIRNELDPFNIWVSVDETTDALGRYVANCLVGKLSEDEPGKSYLLASKQLERTNHETIARFVNQSLEILWSTRVVAEKFLLFVTDGAPYMIKSGRHLKVFYPKIVHVTCLAHALNLVAEKIRYQYEDVDNLISNVKKIFVKAPLRVEMYKEKLKEMPLPPQPILTRWGTWLQAAMFYSEHFDSIKEVVMSFDGSSAVAIQKAQSIMKKPGIKNQLIYVRSNFKIICESITQLEKNGLPLTDSIKIVENVFTSLKKSPGPVAAVALKKLEDVTEKNPGYKFLLELARIFRGEDVPEHDTKMEEIYYKFAPITSCEVERSFSKYKSILVDNRQCFKVENLEQYLVCNVNT, encoded by the exons atgccgaaacaaaaaattagtttacgcgaaaaaatattacagtggacaagcaagaaagatttatatgaaataaaatcaacccgagaaatgttttgtaaagcttgtggtaaactg tttatatgcgaaaaaaaatgtcacttgcaacagcatgagcaaacggccatccataaagagaacattatgacaccgcttcggcaaacgttgctgacacagaacttggaggaatcggcaaatagtacattcaatatggaactttgtaacgtctttttagctgccaatataccatggcacaaactacaaaatcctgcgtttcagaattttctgacaaaatattgtggtagaaaaattccggatgagtctactttacggaaaaattatttaccaaaatgctacaaagat actattgaccgcattcggaatgagctggatccctttaacatatgggtttcagttgacgaaacaacagatgcacttgggcgatatgtggcgaattgtctggttgggaaactttcagaagatgaacctggaaaatcttatcttttggcgtctaaacaattagaaagaacaaatcatgagacaatagctagattcgtaaatcaatctttag aaatcttgtggagtaccagagttgttgctgaaaagtttcttttgtttgtaacggatggagcaccatatatgataaaatctggtagacaccttaaggtgttttatccaaaaattgtgcatgtcacatgcttagcgcatgctttaaatctagtggctgaaaaaattcgctatcaatatgaagatgtggataatttaatttcgaacgtgaaaaaaattttcgttaaggcacctttgagagttgaaatgtacaaagaaaaactaaaagaaatgccactgcctccacagccaattttaacacgatggggaacatggcttcaggctgctatgttttacagcgaacactttgattccattaaagaa gttgtcatgtcctttgatggaagttctgctgttgctattcaaaaagcacagtctataatgaagaaacccggaataaaaaaccaattaatttatgttcgcagtaattttaaaataatctgcgaaagtattactcaattggaaaaaaatgggttacctttaaccgattcaatcaaaattgttgaaaacgtatttacctccctaaaaaaatctccaggccctgtagcagcagtagcattaaaaaaacttgaagatgttactgaaaaaaatcctggatacaaatttcttctagaattggcaagaatttttagaggtgaagatgtgccggaacatgacaccaaaatggaagaaatttattacaaatttgcgcccattacctcttgcgaggtagaaagaagtttttcaaaatataagtccattttggtggataaccgacaatgttttaaagtagaaaatttagagcaatatcttgtatgcaatgtaaatacgtaa